In a single window of the Nicotiana tomentosiformis chromosome 10, ASM39032v3, whole genome shotgun sequence genome:
- the LOC138899898 gene encoding uncharacterized protein: MVDKGCLAYLAFVRDVSADTPTVESVPIVRDFLDVFPADLQGMPPDRDIDFGNDLIPGTQPIYVPPYRIAPAQLKELKEQLQELLDKDFIKPSVSPWGAPVIFVKKNDGTMWMRIDYSWEDHEHHMRVVLQTLREKRLYAKFSKLHGAVGGAKEVVIGDDGFMRLQGQIYVLNVDGLRDLMLEEVTARAIPLTQVKEHQKPGELIQKLEMPEWKWERITMDFVIGLPQTLEKYDNVWVIMDRLTKSTHFIPVVSFYYAEWLAHIYIREIICLHGVPISNISDQGTHFTL, encoded by the exons atggttgataAGGGATGTCTAGCGTATTTGGCcttcgtgagggatgttagtgctgatactcctaccgttgagtcagtcccgatagtgagagacttcctagatgtatttcctgcagacctgcagggcatgccacccgacagggacattgattttggtaatGACCTGataccaggcactcagcccatctatGTTCCTCCATATCGTATAGCACCAGCACAGTTAAAGGAActgaaggaacaacttcaagaGTTACTTGATAAAGATTTCATcaagcctagtgtgtcgccttggggtgcaccggttatatttgtaaagaagaatgatggtactatgtggatgcgTATTGATTATAG ctgggaggatcatgagcaccATATGAGGGTTgtactccagactttgagggagaagaggttgtatgctaaattctccaagt TACATGGTGCAGTGGGaggtgctaaggaggttgtgattggtgatgatggtttTATGCGGCTTCAAGGCCAGATTTATGTTctaaatgttgatgggttgagagatttgatgCTTGAGGAGGTCACAGCTCGTGCTATTCCATTGACCCAG gtaaaggaGCATCAGAAACCGGGAGAGTTGATTCAAAAATTAGAGAtgccggagtggaagtgggagcgtatcaccatggatttcgttatcgggctcccacagactttggaGAAGTATGACAAtgtttgggttattatggaccggttgactaagtctacGCACTTCATTCCGGTGGTTTCTTTTTATTATGCAGAGTGGTTGGCTCATATCTACATCCGGGAGATTATCTGTTTGCATGGCGTGCCCATTTCTAACATTTCTGACCAAGGCACGCACTTTACATTGTAG